One segment of Patescibacteria group bacterium DNA contains the following:
- a CDS encoding type Z 30S ribosomal protein S14, with protein MATEAQIAKSKRKPKFSTRKVNRCWRCGRRHGFIRDFKLCRICFRELATSGQIPGITKSSW; from the coding sequence ATGGCTACCGAAGCACAAATTGCTAAATCCAAAAGGAAACCGAAGTTTTCCACCCGAAAGGTCAACCGTTGCTGGAGATGCGGCCGACGTCATGGTTTTATCCGTGATTTCAAACTTTGCCGTATTTGCTTCCGCGAACTCGCTACTAGCGGCCAGATTCCTGGTATTACTAAATCCTCTTGGTAA
- the rpsH gene encoding 30S ribosomal protein S8, protein MSMTDTIADMLTRIRNASRIKKGEVFIPFSKMKLEIAKILKREGFISDFEEIQPGTEGYKFGGLNVVLKYEDGQPAITAINRISKPGRRIYVDKDNLPVVINNYGIAILSTSKGLMTNRQAKKVGSGGEVLCEVY, encoded by the coding sequence ATATCTATGACTGACACAATCGCAGACATGCTTACTCGCATCCGGAATGCTTCTCGGATAAAAAAGGGTGAAGTTTTCATACCGTTTTCCAAAATGAAGTTGGAGATTGCCAAAATTTTAAAGCGCGAAGGCTTTATTTCTGATTTTGAAGAAATCCAACCGGGCACCGAAGGTTATAAATTCGGCGGACTTAATGTTGTCTTAAAATATGAAGACGGCCAGCCGGCAATAACTGCTATTAATCGTATTTCCAAGCCGGGACGTCGCATTTATGTTGATAAGGACAATTTGCCTGTTGTTATAAATAATTATGGCATTGCTATTTTGTCTACCTCCAAGGGATTGATGACTAATCGTCAAGCCAAAAAAGTGGGATCGGGCGGAGAAGTTTTGTGCGAAGTTTACTAA
- the rplF gene encoding 50S ribosomal protein L6 yields the protein MSRIGKNPISFPAGVEVKVSDGLVTVKGPKGSLQEKLHPLVSAEVKDNSIIVSVENQEVKSQRALWGLFGSLIRNMIKGVTDGYSKQLEISGVGQKFAVSGKKVVLNVGFSHPVEFAIPEGITITTEGNIMTISGIGKQLVGETAAQIRRIKKVEPYKGKGIKYVGEQFIKKAGKAAAKAK from the coding sequence ATGTCCAGAATCGGAAAAAATCCTATTAGCTTTCCGGCCGGAGTCGAGGTCAAAGTTTCTGACGGCTTGGTTACGGTCAAAGGTCCCAAAGGCAGTTTACAAGAGAAACTGCATCCTTTAGTTTCCGCTGAAGTTAAAGACAATTCTATTATAGTCAGTGTTGAAAATCAGGAAGTCAAATCACAGCGCGCCTTATGGGGGTTATTCGGCAGTTTGATCCGTAATATGATCAAGGGAGTCACTGATGGTTATAGTAAACAGTTGGAGATTTCTGGTGTCGGGCAAAAATTTGCTGTCAGCGGCAAGAAGGTTGTCTTAAATGTTGGTTTTTCTCATCCCGTAGAGTTTGCCATTCCCGAAGGTATTACTATCACAACTGAAGGCAATATTATGACGATCTCCGGCATTGGCAAGCAGTTGGTTGGTGAGACAGCCGCGCAAATTAGACGCATTAAGAAAGTTGAGCCGTATAAAGGCAAAGGAATTAAATATGTCGGCGAACAGTTTATTAAGAAAGCTGGCAAGGCGGCGGCGAAAGCGAAATAA
- the rplR gene encoding 50S ribosomal protein L18, whose translation MNKVKANNLRVERRAQRVRAKVSGTAGCPRLSVYRSLSHIQAQLIDDANSKTIVAATDLEVKVKGGKTEKSQAVGKLLAEKAKEKGIACAVFDRGQFKYHGRVKALAEGAREGGLKI comes from the coding sequence ATGAATAAAGTCAAAGCTAATAATTTAAGAGTCGAAAGAAGAGCCCAGCGAGTGCGAGCTAAGGTTTCCGGTACAGCCGGTTGCCCGCGGCTTTCAGTTTATCGCAGTTTAAGTCATATCCAAGCCCAATTGATCGATGATGCCAATAGTAAGACGATCGTGGCGGCTACTGACCTAGAAGTCAAAGTTAAAGGCGGTAAGACGGAAAAGTCCCAAGCCGTAGGAAAACTTTTAGCGGAGAAAGCCAAGGAGAAGGGAATCGCTTGCGCCGTGTTTGATCGCGGCCAATTTAAGTATCACGGCAGGGTTAAGGCCTTGGCCGAGGGCGCCAGAGAGGGCGGATTAAAAATATAA
- the rplO gene encoding 50S ribosomal protein L15, translating to MSLSLSNIKPAKGSRKKAKEIGRGGKRGSFSGRGIKGQKARSGVSGLKALGLKRLVQSTPKLRGFRSIYPKLAVVSVGKLEAFEDGVIVDIKKLIQHGLLDKNNKQVKILGEGKLTKKLTVVVDACSASAKDAIEQVGGKVEIK from the coding sequence ATGTCATTATCATTATCTAATATCAAGCCCGCCAAAGGATCCAGAAAGAAAGCCAAAGAAATCGGACGTGGCGGTAAGCGCGGTTCATTTTCCGGACGCGGCATCAAAGGCCAAAAAGCCAGAAGTGGCGTTTCCGGCTTGAAAGCCTTGGGATTGAAGCGTTTAGTGCAGTCTACGCCAAAATTGCGCGGTTTCAGGTCAATTTATCCTAAATTGGCCGTCGTTAGTGTTGGCAAATTAGAAGCTTTTGAAGACGGCGTTATTGTGGACATCAAAAAATTAATTCAACACGGTCTCTTGGATAAAAACAATAAACAGGTTAAAATTCTAGGTGAAGGCAAATTGACCAAAAAATTGACCGTTGTGGTTGATGCTTGCTCTGCTTCAGCTAAGGACGCTATTGAACAGGTCGGCGGCAAAGTGGAAATAAAGTAA
- the secY gene encoding preprotein translocase subunit SecY, translating into MFEKFSQIWKLKDLRNSILFVLGILVVSRIVATIPISGIDATGLKRIFDNNQILGLMNIFSGGGMSNFSIAMMSVAPYITSSIIFQLLTMVVPSLEELSKEGEYGRNKINMWTRWLTVPLAIVQSVAMIQLLRKAGGAALFASFTPMNMLVAVVSITAGTIFVMWLGELISEKKIGNGISLLIFAGIVSRLPSVLTQTVNNYTQAEIINTVVFASIALVTIIGVVIITEGQRNIPVQYARQMRGGRTVGGASSHLPLRVNMAGVIPIIFAISLIIMPQTLAQLFTQAKTEVVAHAAQWVIMLFGNQWFYGIAYFVLVVAFTYFYTAVVFHPEQVAENLQKQGGFVPGTRPGKPTEEYLQNIVSRIVLTGALFLGIIAVLPMITAGLTGTRSMAIGGTSLLIVVSVVIETVNQINAQLAMRDYEEI; encoded by the coding sequence ATGTTCGAAAAGTTCAGCCAAATTTGGAAACTTAAGGATCTGCGCAACAGCATCTTGTTTGTGTTGGGCATATTGGTTGTTTCTCGCATCGTCGCTACCATTCCCATATCGGGAATCGACGCGACCGGCCTGAAGCGGATTTTTGATAATAACCAGATTTTGGGATTAATGAATATTTTTTCCGGCGGTGGCATGAGCAATTTTTCTATCGCCATGATGTCGGTGGCTCCTTACATCACTTCTTCCATTATTTTTCAGCTCTTAACCATGGTGGTGCCTTCTTTGGAGGAATTATCCAAGGAAGGGGAGTATGGGCGCAATAAGATTAATATGTGGACACGTTGGCTGACTGTGCCTTTGGCCATTGTGCAATCCGTGGCCATGATCCAATTATTGCGTAAGGCCGGTGGCGCCGCCCTATTTGCTTCTTTCACTCCAATGAATATGCTGGTCGCTGTTGTTTCCATCACTGCCGGCACGATTTTTGTCATGTGGTTGGGAGAGCTTATTTCCGAAAAGAAAATCGGCAATGGCATATCGCTGTTGATTTTTGCCGGTATCGTTTCTCGCTTGCCCAGCGTCCTCACTCAAACAGTTAATAATTATACTCAGGCGGAGATTATTAATACCGTAGTTTTTGCCTCTATCGCTTTAGTGACGATTATCGGTGTGGTTATCATCACCGAAGGCCAACGAAATATTCCGGTGCAATACGCCCGGCAGATGCGTGGCGGCCGAACTGTAGGTGGCGCTTCTAGTCATCTGCCTTTGCGCGTTAATATGGCTGGAGTTATTCCGATTATTTTTGCCATCTCTTTAATTATCATGCCTCAGACCCTGGCTCAGTTATTTACCCAGGCGAAAACCGAAGTCGTTGCCCACGCCGCCCAATGGGTGATTATGCTGTTTGGCAACCAATGGTTCTATGGCATTGCTTATTTTGTTTTAGTGGTTGCTTTTACTTATTTTTATACGGCCGTAGTCTTTCATCCGGAACAGGTGGCGGAAAATCTTCAGAAGCAAGGCGGTTTTGTCCCAGGCACTAGGCCGGGAAAACCTACGGAGGAGTATTTGCAGAATATTGTATCCCGCATTGTTTTAACCGGCGCGTTGTTTTTAGGTATTATAGCTGTTTTGCCGATGATTACCGCCGGCTTAACCGGTACTAGGAGTATGGCCATCGGCGGCACTTCGCTTTTGATTGTTGTTTCTGTGGTTATTGAAACCGTTAATCAGATTAATGCCCAGTTAGCTATGAGGGATTACGAAGAAATCTAA
- a CDS encoding nucleoside monophosphate kinase, with the protein MNKNDKPFELIVLGPPVSGKGTQTELIAKTFDIPHISTGVILHAIKSDVSNPLAVEVVGYMDKGQLVPTELVNRLVADRIKQDDCRLGYAMDGFPRTLEQAEFLDKSADVDYVFSINVSDETIVERMSGRRVCKNGHTFHLKYSPPKDSAVCDICGEPLFQRDDDKEETIKSRLEVYHRETDAIVKFYQDKGLLMEIDGEKHIEEVYQQIVRKMVGDLRGRIGWE; encoded by the coding sequence ATGAATAAAAATGACAAGCCATTCGAGCTAATTGTTTTGGGCCCGCCAGTCTCCGGTAAAGGAACTCAAACTGAACTTATCGCTAAGACTTTTGATATCCCGCACATCTCTACTGGTGTTATTTTGCACGCCATCAAATCCGATGTTTCTAATCCTTTAGCTGTCGAAGTTGTGGGTTATATGGATAAAGGCCAATTAGTTCCGACAGAGTTGGTTAACCGCTTGGTAGCCGATAGGATTAAGCAGGATGATTGCCGTTTAGGCTATGCTATGGACGGTTTTCCGCGTACTTTGGAACAGGCGGAATTTTTGGATAAAAGCGCGGATGTTGATTATGTATTTTCGATTAATGTTTCTGATGAGACGATTGTGGAGCGCATGTCCGGTCGTCGGGTCTGTAAGAACGGCCATACTTTTCATTTGAAGTATTCACCGCCTAAGGATTCGGCAGTCTGTGATATTTGCGGTGAGCCGTTATTCCAGCGTGATGATGACAAAGAGGAGACCATTAAATCACGTTTGGAAGTGTATCACCGTGAAACCGATGCCATTGTTAAATTTTATCAGGATAAAGGATTATTAATGGAGATTGACGGCGAAAAACATATTGAAGAAGTTTATCAGCAAATCGTCAGAAAAATGGTAGGAGATTTACGAGGCAGGATCGGCTGGGAATAG
- the map gene encoding type I methionyl aminopeptidase — MIKLKNQEQIKIIAEGGKILAKILDLVEKRIKPGVTTAELNDYAEQLIKEYGATASFKGYKAAWAEHVYPAALCVSTNEEVVHGIPDDNRRLKEGDIVGLDCGIKYKGLYTDMARTVAVGVITQEARRLMTITKDSLYLGIKEIKSGKKLSDIAKAIQAEAERNGFGVVRQMCGHGVGFAAHEEPQVPNFWPAGVPDAVLEEGMVLAIEPMLNLGGWEVDTLDDGWTIVTSDGSLSAHFEHTVAVTADGYQILTK; from the coding sequence ATGATTAAACTTAAAAACCAAGAACAAATTAAGATTATAGCGGAAGGCGGTAAAATCTTGGCCAAAATTTTGGATTTAGTGGAAAAGCGGATAAAGCCCGGCGTCACTACGGCCGAACTCAATGATTATGCCGAGCAACTAATTAAGGAATACGGGGCAACGGCCAGTTTCAAGGGTTATAAAGCCGCTTGGGCGGAACACGTTTACCCGGCGGCTTTATGCGTCTCCACCAATGAAGAAGTGGTTCACGGCATTCCTGATGATAATCGCCGTTTAAAGGAGGGTGATATTGTCGGGCTTGATTGCGGAATAAAGTATAAAGGATTATATACTGACATGGCGCGAACCGTGGCTGTGGGAGTTATAACGCAAGAAGCCAGACGTTTAATGACTATTACTAAGGATTCGTTGTATTTGGGCATCAAAGAAATCAAATCGGGTAAAAAGTTATCCGACATCGCTAAAGCCATCCAAGCCGAGGCTGAGCGAAACGGTTTTGGCGTGGTACGGCAGATGTGCGGCCATGGCGTTGGCTTCGCCGCCCATGAAGAACCGCAGGTGCCCAATTTTTGGCCGGCTGGCGTGCCGGATGCAGTTTTGGAAGAAGGCATGGTGTTGGCGATTGAGCCCATGCTGAACTTAGGTGGCTGGGAGGTTGACACTTTGGATGATGGCTGGACGATTGTTACGAGTGACGGGTCGCTATCAGCGCATTTTGAACATACGGTCGCCGTTACTGCTGATGGTTATCAAATCTTAACAAAATAA
- the ruvX gene encoding Holliday junction resolvase RuvX, producing MKYLGIDYGEAKVGLAMGDDESGMALPLKIIKNSGRQNLLKELAEFIIAEDTEKVVVGLPINTRAESSNQTENVRRFSEELANYTQVEVILHDERFSSQEAQKLRPGVQDDDLAAMIMLQSYLDINR from the coding sequence ATGAAATATTTAGGTATAGATTATGGCGAAGCTAAAGTTGGACTGGCCATGGGCGATGATGAGTCGGGTATGGCTTTGCCGCTTAAGATAATCAAAAATTCGGGTCGGCAAAATTTGCTTAAGGAATTGGCGGAATTTATTATTGCCGAAGATACTGAAAAAGTAGTGGTGGGGTTGCCCATTAATACTCGAGCCGAATCTTCAAATCAAACGGAAAACGTCAGGCGCTTCAGCGAGGAATTAGCTAATTATACTCAGGTGGAAGTGATTCTTCATGACGAACGTTTTTCTTCTCAGGAAGCACAAAAATTGCGTCCCGGAGTCCAGGATGATGATTTGGCCGCCATGATTATGCTCCAGTCATATTTAGATATTAATCGATGA
- the recO gene encoding DNA repair protein RecO has translation MTFLTNAYILRQAPRGDYDLAVTAYTKESGKITVVAKGAKKMTSKLRSHLEFFCLTRLMAAPGSGVFRLAGASIIQVFKAICLEPSRAVYALAYLETVDLLTPSQSPDQELFCLLNNFFVQLDAASDGKQQRLAFNLSAYDLLAHLGWRPQLKSRSQKQLTLELGRLITEAGDKELKSFYSLSRQE, from the coding sequence ATGACTTTTTTAACCAACGCTTACATTTTACGCCAGGCTCCCCGCGGCGATTATGACTTGGCGGTTACGGCTTATACCAAAGAGTCGGGTAAAATTACCGTCGTGGCCAAAGGCGCCAAGAAAATGACCTCCAAACTCCGGTCGCATCTGGAGTTTTTTTGCTTGACCAGATTAATGGCCGCTCCCGGCAGTGGGGTTTTTCGCTTAGCCGGAGCCAGTATCATCCAGGTTTTTAAAGCGATTTGTCTGGAGCCGAGCCGGGCTGTTTATGCTTTAGCCTATTTGGAGACGGTAGATCTTTTGACTCCCAGCCAGTCGCCGGATCAAGAGTTATTTTGTTTATTGAACAATTTTTTTGTTCAGCTTGATGCGGCTTCAGATGGCAAACAGCAACGGCTGGCATTTAATCTGTCCGCTTATGACCTATTGGCTCATCTGGGTTGGCGGCCACAGCTTAAATCACGAAGTCAGAAACAATTAACCTTGGAGCTTGGCCGGCTGATAACCGAGGCGGGGGATAAAGAGTTAAAATCTTTTTATTCTTTGTCGCGTCAGGAATAA
- a CDS encoding serine hydrolase has product MKKIISHILFFVLTAAIIMPSGVLAATKKPVVTYKGYSMAQLSGRLVLQANTDNRFWYVASDGKSRYIVENDVEMYELIAQVGVGIAQADIAKFTVQKKLSASFLKKYSGKFVFLDNQRSQIYYINPSNGYAYRVATFNKVFDASKTIGLRATDASLRQVPMNDYQFTYDPLYNDIAYVSYNGKKYEDNYHSQTILPLASLSKVMTALVLKDQNINWNKIVEITPEEIRYPCTLQPCGSTSEVNLKVGDKIRMMDLWISMLTASSNQSAVILADNSGLTRKEFIKKMNDKAKELGLVKTHFEEMSGLSADNISTAEEFAVIAKVAFDNELISSATRFTDYTFTVEQADGSLRNVGVSNRNYSLLAFDVAASKTGYLVEAQRNAAIAKDGRVIVVLHAASLSQRNNVVAKILSAGWLATAQ; this is encoded by the coding sequence ATGAAAAAAATCATCTCACATATTTTATTTTTTGTCTTGACGGCGGCAATTATTATGCCGTCTGGAGTTTTGGCTGCCACCAAGAAGCCAGTTGTGACGTATAAGGGTTACAGTATGGCGCAGTTGTCTGGACGTTTGGTTTTGCAAGCCAACACCGATAATCGTTTTTGGTATGTCGCCTCGGACGGCAAATCACGTTATATCGTGGAAAACGATGTGGAGATGTATGAGCTTATCGCCCAAGTCGGAGTCGGTATCGCTCAAGCCGACATCGCAAAATTCACCGTCCAGAAAAAGCTTTCCGCCTCTTTTCTTAAAAAATATTCCGGCAAATTCGTATTTTTAGACAACCAAAGATCACAGATTTATTACATTAATCCGAGTAATGGTTATGCTTACCGCGTCGCTACTTTCAATAAGGTTTTTGACGCTTCCAAAACTATCGGTTTAAGGGCTACCGACGCCAGTCTGCGTCAGGTGCCGATGAATGATTATCAATTCACTTATGATCCGCTTTATAACGATATTGCTTATGTCAGTTATAATGGCAAGAAGTACGAAGATAATTATCACAGTCAAACCATCCTGCCCCTAGCGTCACTGTCAAAAGTCATGACCGCGTTGGTATTAAAAGATCAAAATATTAATTGGAATAAGATCGTTGAGATTACACCGGAAGAAATACGCTATCCCTGTACCCTGCAACCCTGCGGTTCCACCAGCGAGGTTAATTTGAAAGTCGGCGATAAGATTAGAATGATGGATTTATGGATTTCCATGCTGACTGCCTCCTCCAACCAATCGGCGGTGATTTTGGCGGACAATAGCGGTTTAACGCGGAAAGAATTTATTAAGAAAATGAACGACAAAGCTAAGGAGTTAGGACTTGTCAAAACTCACTTTGAAGAGATGTCCGGCTTGTCGGCTGATAATATTTCCACAGCCGAAGAGTTTGCGGTCATTGCTAAGGTCGCTTTTGACAATGAACTCATATCTTCGGCTACCCGATTTACCGATTATACTTTTACCGTGGAGCAAGCTGACGGTTCATTGCGAAATGTCGGAGTATCAAATCGCAATTATTCTCTATTGGCATTTGATGTGGCGGCCTCCAAAACCGGTTATTTGGTGGAAGCACAACGCAATGCCGCTATTGCCAAGGACGGCAGGGTGATTGTAGTGTTACATGCTGCGTCTTTGTCACAGAGGAATAATGTAGTGGCCAAGATATTGTCTGCCGGTTGGTTGGCCACGGCTCAGTAA
- the typA gene encoding translational GTPase TypA — protein sequence MEIRNIAIIAHVDHGKTALTDKLLKQTGMVSEDFSMDQNALEKERGITIYSKNGSLFYKDTKINIVDTPGHADFGSEVERVLRSIDSVILVVDAQEGPMPQTRFVLKKSLELGIKPIVVINKIDKPAARPDIVQEEVFELFLDLGATDEQLEFPVVYAIAREGFAKINLDDLNHDLTPLLETIIAKVAPAKNDTASPLRAQPFNLAYDDYLGRLAIARIYEGTIKNGDNIVVKKPDGTVMDGKITKLFTFRGLNREEAVEAEAGDIVMIAGLPDIYIGDTICRDAGQESLPAISIDEPTIALNFLVNSSPFAGREGKYVTNKQIKERLQKELEVNVGLKIDFSSSEYFKVFGRGELHIAILLENMRREGYELSVSQPQVIIKDVVGVRSEPFEEVTIDIPTDYSGSVIEKMSKRKGLIKDMKTEGSLTRIIFETPTRGLLGYRGEFTVDTRGEGILCSRFVGFKPYAGEVEKRDVGSMISMVTGKTASYALANLENRGLLYVGGSVEVYEGQVIGNVTKGNDLTVNPIKGKNLTNMRSSGADEAIKLTPPWELSLERGLEVMAEDEYLEITPSNIRLRKQMLLEVERVRQARKN from the coding sequence ATGGAAATCAGAAATATCGCAATCATCGCTCACGTTGATCATGGCAAAACCGCTTTGACCGACAAATTACTCAAGCAGACCGGCATGGTGTCTGAGGATTTTTCTATGGATCAAAACGCCCTGGAAAAAGAACGCGGCATCACAATTTATTCCAAAAACGGTTCGTTGTTTTACAAAGACACTAAGATTAATATCGTGGATACTCCGGGTCATGCCGATTTCGGTTCTGAAGTGGAGCGGGTTCTACGCTCCATTGATTCGGTTATTTTGGTGGTGGACGCGCAGGAAGGACCCATGCCTCAAACCAGATTCGTCTTGAAGAAATCATTGGAATTGGGCATTAAGCCGATCGTCGTCATTAACAAAATTGATAAGCCGGCAGCTCGGCCGGATATTGTTCAGGAAGAAGTATTTGAATTATTTTTGGATTTAGGCGCGACTGATGAGCAATTGGAGTTTCCGGTGGTTTATGCCATTGCTCGTGAAGGGTTTGCCAAAATTAATTTGGATGATCTTAATCATGATTTGACTCCGCTTTTGGAAACTATTATCGCTAAAGTAGCGCCGGCTAAAAATGACACGGCTAGCCCGTTGCGCGCCCAGCCCTTTAACTTGGCTTATGACGATTATCTGGGCCGTTTGGCCATTGCTCGAATTTATGAGGGCACGATTAAAAATGGTGATAATATAGTAGTCAAGAAGCCTGATGGCACGGTGATGGACGGGAAAATCACCAAACTGTTCACTTTTCGCGGTTTGAATCGTGAGGAAGCGGTCGAGGCTGAGGCGGGCGACATTGTTATGATCGCCGGCTTGCCTGATATTTATATTGGCGATACGATTTGCCGGGATGCCGGTCAAGAGAGCTTGCCGGCTATTAGTATTGACGAGCCGACTATCGCTTTGAATTTCTTGGTCAACAGCTCGCCGTTTGCCGGCCGGGAAGGAAAATATGTCACTAACAAACAAATTAAGGAGAGATTGCAGAAGGAATTGGAAGTCAATGTCGGTTTGAAAATTGATTTTTCTTCTTCTGAATATTTTAAGGTTTTCGGTCGCGGAGAATTGCATATTGCTATTCTGCTTGAGAACATGCGCCGTGAAGGTTATGAACTGTCAGTTTCCCAGCCCCAGGTTATCATCAAAGACGTCGTCGGAGTAAGATCCGAGCCGTTTGAAGAAGTGACCATTGATATACCAACCGATTATTCCGGTTCGGTGATTGAAAAAATGTCCAAGCGCAAGGGCTTGATTAAAGATATGAAAACCGAAGGCTCGCTGACCAGGATTATTTTTGAAACTCCTACTCGCGGACTTTTGGGTTATCGGGGAGAGTTCACTGTAGATACGCGCGGTGAAGGAATTTTATGTTCCCGTTTTGTCGGCTTTAAGCCGTATGCCGGTGAAGTAGAAAAACGCGATGTCGGCAGTATGATTTCCATGGTCACCGGTAAGACCGCCAGTTATGCCTTGGCTAATTTGGAAAATCGCGGCTTATTGTATGTCGGTGGCAGTGTGGAGGTTTACGAAGGCCAAGTTATCGGTAACGTAACCAAAGGCAATGATTTGACGGTTAATCCTATCAAAGGTAAGAATTTGACCAATATGCGGTCTTCCGGCGCCGATGAAGCTATTAAACTGACCCCGCCCTGGGAACTGTCTCTGGAACGAGGATTGGAAGTTATGGCCGAAGATGAATATTTGGAAATTACGCCGTCTAATATTAGATTGCGCAAACAGATGTTGTTAGAAGTGGAACGTGTTCGCCAGGCCAGAAAAAATTAG
- a CDS encoding HU family DNA-binding protein: MAKMTKSQIIAALADATELSKKQVVDLMDKIVSMAYSEVKKSGEFVVPGIGKLVKVQRKAREGRNPATGESIKIPAKTVVKFRVAKAAKEAVL, from the coding sequence ATGGCTAAGATGACCAAATCTCAAATCATCGCCGCTTTGGCTGATGCCACAGAGCTGTCCAAGAAGCAGGTCGTGGATTTAATGGACAAGATAGTGTCCATGGCTTACAGTGAAGTAAAGAAGAGCGGTGAATTCGTTGTTCCCGGCATTGGCAAGCTGGTCAAAGTCCAGCGCAAAGCCCGAGAAGGCCGCAATCCGGCTACCGGCGAATCCATTAAGATTCCAGCTAAGACTGTCGTAAAATTCCGCGTGGCAAAAGCTGCTAAGGAAGCTGTTCTGTAA